The following is a genomic window from Bacteroidia bacterium.
AAAGGCGTCCGGCGCGGCCGCATCCGCGTAAAAATCCTCACCCGCTCTGAATTGATACAGATGCTGATTCTGCCATCCCATGACGATCTGCAGCGCTTCGTGCAGTTGCCGGAGTGTCATATCCCCGCGCACGAGAATGCGCCGCCAAATGGGAGGATCACTGTACTGGAGAGTGATGTGAAGCTGACAGATCTTTGATTGAGACATGATGACCCGGATGATTGTGTGGCGTCAGGATTACGAATGAAAACATAGTGACAAGCGGTGTTCGGATGCAAAGGGCTGTCCGTTCATCCGTCATCCGCCACCCGTCTCCACTCTTCCGGACAATCCCTTCAATTACGGCAGGATTTTGACACCGCGTTTCCGTTGTGGTACGGTGGCAGCGCGGAATATTGTGTTTCGCGTTTGTGCTCACGATGGAGTTTCCTGAAGAAAGCATGTTGATCGTTGGAAGCATATATTCCGCTTTTCGACGATGTTCGCCGCCATGCGCCGCATCCCGTTGCGAACGCTGCATGCACGTCGTTATGCAGCTTCATCAGGGAAGTGCGACAGTCGCTTCAATCGCGGGTGCAGAAAGAACAACGGCAGCTTCACCAGCACGAGCGAGTAGTGAATCCAGTAATCGGTGAGGCGTTCCTGTACGCCCGGCGCATGACTGCCGCGCTGTCGCAGCCAGCGCTGATACGGCAGGCAGTGCGAGGGTTCATCCCGTTCGATAATACGGAAAATGCGAACGAGGCGTGCATCCCGACGCAGTATGCGCGACCGCAACAACACGTCAACCTGCCGCATGCCGCGAAATTCCGTGATCATGATCAGACGACACAAGCGGAAAAACAACGCGTCGTCCGCCAGGATCTCGGCGACATCGAGATCATCGAGCGAGGTCCGGAAAATGAACAACACGAACTGATCGATATACCCGAAGGTGGAGTCCACCGCGAGCGGTGTGCTTTGAAGCGCCTGGAAGTAGCGTTTGAACATGAGATAGTGTTTACGCTCATCGCGCGTGTGCTTCTCGACCGCTGCGATAAAGACGCTTTCCTCGGGATATTTCAGCCGAAGCGCCGCGAGCAAGCGCTCGAGCCCGCGATACGCCTGATACTCGTTGAAGAGATACACCGAGGCGAGCACGTCATGATACCGTTTGGTGAATGCTGTATACATCGGACGTCTCACGCGCGTGTGCTGCAACATGGTGCGTGCGCGAGGGAAATGGTGTTCGGCACGCCCGCCTGCCCGCATGACACGAAGCTGACACCGCGTGCCGGGCGCACGGAGGCACGCGCGCCCGGAAAAGGAAAGCGGATGGACGCAATCGCAGGATCACATCCATCCGCCATCGGTAGACGGGTGACCGCCTCAGCCAAGTGGAATGCGATCCTTGTTCAGCATCACCCATTCCTCGAAGGACTGCAGCGCGGGATTCAGGGAACGCGCTTCCTCGATGTTGCGGACCTCGCAGAAATAGTCGTTGAAATCGCGTTTAAACTGAAACATGTTGCCCACATCATCCGCACCCGGGAAACCGAAGCTGCGGTACACCTCGGGCTCCACCGCATTGTAGCGCACCTGCTGCCCGAGGGCTTTCCCCAATTCAGAGGCCATTTCCGCGACGGTGGGATGTCCGCCTGCTATGCCCACCGCCTTGCCGATGTACGCATCACCCCGTTTGAAAATACCGTAGGCGCACTTTCCAATATCTTCGGCCGCAATGCCGGGCAGCCGTGCGTCACCCATGCACATGGTCAGCCCGAGTACGCCGTCAGGACCTTTGGTGGGATTCATGCCGAAGTAAATGAGATTTTCCCAGTAAAATGATGTCAGCAGCAGCGTGGTCGGCACACCCCGGTCCAGAAACGCGGCGTTCGCCTCGCCTTTCGCATCGAAATGAGGCACCTTGTATTTCTCCATCAGCGTGGGCATGCTGTTATCACTCAACGGCAGCCACTTTCTCGTATCCTCGAGCGTGGACCAGATGACATGCGACACCCCGGCCGCCTTCGCCGCTTCAGCCATGTTCTGCGCCTGTGCGA
Proteins encoded in this region:
- a CDS encoding ferritin-like domain-containing protein, giving the protein MYTAFTKRYHDVLASVYLFNEYQAYRGLERLLAALRLKYPEESVFIAAVEKHTRDERKHYLMFKRYFQALQSTPLAVDSTFGYIDQFVLFIFRTSLDDLDVAEILADDALFFRLCRLIMITEFRGMRQVDVLLRSRILRRDARLVRIFRIIERDEPSHCLPYQRWLRQRGSHAPGVQERLTDYWIHYSLVLVKLPLFFLHPRLKRLSHFPDEAA
- a CDS encoding NmrA/HSCARG family protein, whose protein sequence is MSIQKIIAVTGATGAQGGGLVRAILNDTESSFTVRAITRNAASDKAQALKAMGAEVVQADLDDVESIKQAFNGAHGAYCVTNFWEHFSPEKELAQAQNMAEAAKAAGVSHVIWSTLEDTRKWLPLSDNSMPTLMEKYKVPHFDAKGEANAAFLDRGVPTTLLLTSFYWENLIYFGMNPTKGPDGVLGLTMCMGDARLPGIAAEDIGKCAYGIFKRGDAYIGKAVGIAGGHPTVAEMASELGKALGQQVRYNAVEPEVYRSFGFPGADDVGNMFQFKRDFNDYFCEVRNIEEARSLNPALQSFEEWVMLNKDRIPLG